One Syntrophobacterales bacterium genomic window carries:
- the bioB gene encoding biotin synthase BioB, whose product MTSRIERLQEKALQGAIDTDDAMELYSEGVRNPFRLFAAAADVRDHFKGRNVSLCAIINAKSGICPENCGFCAQSAHHETGAPVYPLVGAVEIIEKAHRAKELGAHYFGIVTSGTSVADEAEWNTIYSAAGEILRLGIKPCGSLGMLNIEQAVALKEAGLFRYHHNLETSKSFFPHICSTHEYAEDIVTVKAAKAAGLSVCSGGIIGLGETMEQRVEMAMTLKELDVDSVPVNILNPIYGTPLASTPPLAPMEILITIALFRFILPYKDIKLCGGKEKNLRQLLPLAIVAGCNSFMTGNYLTTGGRNTTDDLEMIKDLGLLAAETG is encoded by the coding sequence ATGACTTCCAGAATTGAGAGGCTGCAAGAAAAAGCCCTTCAAGGGGCGATTGATACCGATGATGCCATGGAACTCTATAGCGAGGGAGTCAGGAACCCTTTCCGGCTCTTCGCGGCGGCAGCGGATGTGAGAGACCATTTCAAGGGCAGGAACGTGAGCCTCTGCGCTATTATCAACGCAAAGTCAGGCATATGTCCGGAGAATTGCGGGTTTTGTGCCCAATCGGCCCACCACGAGACCGGTGCCCCCGTGTATCCTCTTGTCGGGGCGGTGGAAATAATAGAAAAGGCCCACCGAGCTAAGGAATTGGGCGCCCATTATTTTGGAATTGTCACCAGCGGCACGTCGGTCGCCGATGAGGCCGAATGGAACACGATCTACTCTGCTGCCGGGGAGATACTTAGGCTCGGAATCAAGCCGTGCGGTTCCTTGGGCATGCTTAACATAGAGCAGGCAGTAGCGCTGAAAGAAGCGGGCCTTTTCAGATACCATCACAATCTCGAAACTTCAAAGAGTTTCTTCCCTCATATTTGCAGCACCCATGAATACGCGGAGGATATTGTCACGGTAAAGGCCGCGAAAGCTGCCGGGCTTTCAGTCTGTTCGGGAGGTATTATCGGTCTCGGGGAAACCATGGAGCAGAGGGTGGAGATGGCCATGACGCTCAAGGAGTTGGACGTCGATTCCGTGCCGGTCAATATCCTTAACCCCATTTACGGGACCCCCCTTGCCAGTACGCCACCACTTGCACCGATGGAAATCCTCATAACCATCGCTCTTTTCCGTTTTATACTTCCTTACAAAGATATCAAACTGTGCGGTGGAAAAGAGAAGAACCTGAGACAGCTTCTGCCTCTTGCGATAGTTGCGGGGTGCAACTCCTTCATGACGGGAAATTACCTCACCACAGGTGGCAGGAATACGACTGACGACCTTGAAATGATCAAAGATCTTGGTCTGTTGGCCGCAGAAACGGGTTGA
- the trmFO gene encoding methylenetetrahydrofolate--tRNA-(uracil(54)-C(5))-methyltransferase (FADH(2)-oxidizing) TrmFO codes for MRMEIKVIGGGLAGVEAAYQIARRGQPVALYEMRPHMATPAHKTSFLSELVCSNSLKSKDLYNAHGLLKEELRTLDSIIMRAADSAQIPGGKALVVNREEFSAKITKEIEAHPLIRVIREEVKEIPPGVVVIATGPLTSQDLADRIKGITGLENLFFFDAISPIVDAESVDMEKAFFASRYADQTDDYLNCPLTEEEYNAFLDALISAERVAMRDFEEVRYFEGCLPVEIMAERGRKTLAYGPMKPVGLVRPLTGKRPYAVVQLRREDAAGTMYNLVGFQTKLTYPEQERVFRMIPGLGHAMFLRLGSVHRNTYINAPSVLTPRLNMEAMERLFFAGQITGVEGYIESTAMGLLAGISSYMYLRGISFESPPGYCCTGALLQYITTERRDFQPMNVNFGILQDYNKKEKDRVVRRALEAVAAWGKINDGTDDADNERTGGTHDFQN; via the coding sequence ATGCGGATGGAAATCAAAGTAATCGGAGGCGGCTTGGCAGGGGTGGAGGCCGCGTATCAGATAGCCAGGAGGGGACAGCCTGTCGCGCTCTACGAGATGCGGCCCCATATGGCAACACCCGCCCATAAAACATCTTTCCTCTCGGAATTGGTATGCAGCAATTCATTGAAATCGAAAGACCTATACAATGCCCACGGATTACTCAAGGAAGAGTTGCGCACATTAGATTCCATAATTATGAGAGCAGCGGACAGTGCCCAGATCCCAGGAGGCAAGGCGCTGGTAGTGAACAGGGAAGAGTTCTCTGCAAAGATCACAAAAGAGATTGAAGCTCACCCACTAATTCGTGTAATTCGGGAAGAAGTGAAGGAGATACCTCCCGGTGTGGTGGTAATCGCTACGGGCCCCCTTACAAGCCAGGACCTCGCGGATCGGATAAAAGGGATTACGGGCCTTGAGAACCTTTTCTTTTTTGATGCCATATCCCCTATTGTTGACGCTGAGTCGGTGGATATGGAAAAAGCCTTTTTCGCCTCGCGCTATGCAGACCAGACCGATGACTACCTGAACTGCCCTCTTACCGAGGAGGAATATAACGCCTTTCTGGACGCTCTTATCAGCGCCGAAAGAGTTGCCATGCGAGATTTTGAGGAGGTACGCTACTTTGAAGGGTGCCTGCCCGTTGAGATCATGGCGGAGCGAGGCAGGAAGACGCTTGCGTATGGCCCAATGAAGCCCGTCGGCCTTGTTCGCCCGTTAACAGGCAAGAGGCCTTACGCGGTAGTCCAACTCAGACGGGAAGATGCGGCAGGGACTATGTATAACCTGGTGGGTTTCCAGACAAAATTGACATATCCGGAACAGGAGCGGGTTTTCAGAATGATACCAGGACTGGGGCATGCCATGTTTTTGAGACTTGGGAGTGTTCACCGGAACACATATATCAACGCCCCATCAGTGCTCACTCCACGGCTTAACATGGAGGCCATGGAAAGACTTTTTTTTGCGGGCCAGATAACTGGAGTTGAAGGCTACATAGAATCAACGGCCATGGGACTCCTCGCGGGTATTTCCTCATATATGTATCTTAGGGGAATCTCCTTTGAATCCCCGCCCGGATACTGCTGTACTGGCGCCCTTTTGCAATATATCACAACTGAAAGGAGAGATTTTCAACCTATGAACGTTAACTTTGGCATCCTTCAGGATTACAACAAGAAGGAAAAAGACAGGGTAGTGAGACGCGCCTTGGAGGCGGTCGCTGCCTGGGGGAAAATAAACGACGGAACAGACGACGCCGACAATGAGAGGACTGGAGGGACACATGACTTCCAGAATTGA
- the topA gene encoding type I DNA topoisomerase produces the protein MGKSLLIVESPTKMKTLSKFLGKDFTVKATYGHIKDLPKSKIGVDIDKGFTPHFVLVKGKSKAVDEIKKVSSDAEHIYIGSDPDREGEAIAFHVAEVVGKKKNVKRVLFHEITKKGVLDALNNPTVLDVSKYDAQKARRILDRLVGYKISPLLWEKVSYGLSAGRVQSVALRLICDKEEEIERFTKEEYWTIEADLELPSGERFRATLERKGKDKIRISTKKEAEEIKKAIRKEQFIITNLQIKEKNVSPQPAFITSRLEQEASRKLRFSPKRTMALAQKLYEGVDMGEEEGLTGLITYMRTDSVRVSTEAVAEARQYINTNYGADYLPKTPHIFKNRKSAQDAHEAIRPAYIHITPEKAKPYLDKELFALYDLIWKRFVASQMTHKKLKTKVADISAADYVFVARGFHVLFDGFTKVYEEESASDTEETGEDKQGAAYLPEMKTGMKLTHTDTLLNQRFTMPPPRFTEASLIKTLETRGIGRPSTYATIVSTVQERTYARRDKGKLIPTSLGRTVNSLLKDFFPMIVDVDFTAKLEKKLDQIEGGKANWINSLEKFYGAFEKELSGAQEGMKSLKKEEKETDIKCDKCGSNMILRWGKNGEYLVCSGRPACKNKMNVTVDSSGAIRVVEQEVKGVCVECGGNMIEKSGRFGRFLACSNYPSCKHTEPFSLGFLCPNAGCTGKLVEKVSKMKRKFTACSRYPDCSFATNAEPTEGPCPACGAPTLFLYRKNLSCLRKECGWKSK, from the coding sequence ATGGGCAAGTCACTGCTTATTGTTGAATCACCAACGAAAATGAAAACACTTTCCAAATTTCTCGGCAAAGATTTTACTGTAAAGGCGACTTACGGCCACATTAAGGATCTGCCGAAGAGCAAGATCGGCGTTGATATAGATAAAGGGTTTACCCCTCATTTCGTCCTCGTAAAGGGAAAATCGAAAGCTGTCGACGAGATCAAAAAAGTGAGTTCCGATGCAGAACATATTTACATAGGGTCAGACCCCGACAGGGAGGGTGAAGCGATAGCCTTTCACGTTGCAGAGGTGGTAGGAAAAAAGAAGAACGTAAAACGGGTGCTCTTCCATGAAATAACAAAAAAAGGCGTCCTGGACGCTTTGAATAATCCCACGGTGCTTGACGTTTCCAAGTATGATGCCCAAAAGGCGAGAAGAATTCTTGACAGGCTCGTGGGATATAAAATCAGTCCGTTGCTGTGGGAAAAGGTCAGTTACGGTCTTTCAGCCGGCAGGGTCCAGTCCGTAGCGTTAAGACTCATCTGTGACAAAGAAGAAGAAATAGAGAGGTTCACCAAGGAAGAATACTGGACCATTGAAGCGGACCTTGAACTCCCTTCGGGAGAGCGGTTCAGGGCTACCCTCGAAAGAAAAGGCAAAGACAAGATCAGAATTTCAACAAAAAAAGAGGCCGAAGAGATTAAAAAAGCAATCAGGAAGGAACAATTCATTATTACAAACCTTCAAATAAAAGAGAAGAACGTATCTCCCCAACCGGCTTTCATCACGAGCAGACTTGAACAAGAGGCGTCACGAAAACTGCGGTTCTCACCAAAACGAACCATGGCACTGGCCCAGAAACTCTATGAGGGCGTCGATATGGGGGAAGAAGAAGGCCTTACAGGTCTCATCACTTACATGAGAACGGATTCTGTGAGGGTTTCAACTGAAGCGGTAGCCGAGGCGCGACAGTATATCAATACAAATTATGGTGCTGATTATCTGCCCAAAACACCCCACATTTTCAAGAACAGAAAATCCGCCCAGGATGCTCACGAAGCGATAAGGCCAGCTTACATACATATTACCCCGGAAAAAGCAAAACCGTATCTCGATAAAGAACTCTTTGCTCTATACGACCTTATATGGAAAAGATTCGTCGCGTCTCAAATGACCCACAAGAAACTGAAAACAAAGGTGGCAGATATTTCTGCCGCCGATTACGTTTTTGTTGCAAGGGGTTTTCACGTACTCTTTGACGGATTTACGAAGGTATATGAGGAAGAATCAGCCTCAGACACGGAAGAGACCGGAGAGGACAAACAAGGGGCCGCCTATCTCCCCGAAATGAAAACAGGGATGAAACTTACCCACACCGATACCTTGCTGAACCAGCGCTTCACGATGCCGCCGCCGAGATTTACCGAAGCATCCCTTATTAAGACCCTCGAAACACGTGGCATAGGAAGACCATCGACGTATGCAACCATCGTAAGCACGGTCCAGGAGCGTACCTATGCAAGGAGAGACAAGGGAAAACTCATACCGACCTCTCTCGGCAGGACCGTCAACAGTCTCCTCAAAGACTTCTTTCCTATGATAGTTGATGTGGATTTTACCGCAAAACTTGAAAAAAAACTTGACCAAATAGAAGGGGGGAAAGCCAACTGGATAAATTCCCTCGAAAAGTTTTACGGGGCCTTTGAAAAAGAGCTTTCCGGTGCCCAGGAAGGGATGAAAAGCCTCAAGAAAGAGGAAAAAGAGACCGATATTAAGTGCGATAAGTGCGGCAGCAATATGATCCTAAGGTGGGGAAAGAACGGTGAATACCTGGTATGCAGCGGTAGGCCAGCGTGTAAGAATAAAATGAATGTGACGGTGGACAGCAGTGGAGCTATAAGGGTAGTCGAACAGGAAGTAAAAGGAGTGTGTGTGGAGTGCGGCGGAAATATGATCGAGAAGTCAGGCAGGTTCGGCAGGTTTTTGGCATGTAGCAATTATCCTTCCTGCAAACATACCGAGCCTTTTTCGCTTGGCTTTCTGTGTCCGAATGCGGGCTGTACAGGAAAGCTTGTGGAAAAAGTTTCCAAGATGAAGAGGAAATTTACAGCCTGTTCGCGATACCCGGATTGCTCTTTTGCGACGAACGCTGAGCCAACAGAAGGTCCGTGTCCGGCATGCGGCGCCCCGACGCTTTTTCTTTACCGTAAGAACCTTTCCTGCCTGCGCAAGGAATGCGGATGGAAATCAAAGTAA
- the dprA gene encoding DNA-processing protein DprA — translation MEEIRAFIAFSRLRSISRSAKRQVAEGVRHVASLFEGDDGTLSGAARQEIFSFKGWGDIDSELAALRERGAEVITIKDNTYPELLKNIPDPPLVLYKKGSLSLEQNAVAIVGSRRASEESMNLSEKIADTLSSLGITVISGLARGVDAAAHRGALTGSGKTIAVLGCGLDICYPWENKRLYQRVGEEGAVLTEYGLGERPLAYHFPERNRIIAGLSKGVLVIEAAKKSGSLITARLGAEYGRSVMAIPGSIFSEEYTGTNALIKQGAKLVDSIEDVIAECFPGLTVIRKKPIDLDGNEDYIYSIVGPRRIHVDEVIEKSKMAAKEVMAILTVLEMKDAIREVAGGFYIRK, via the coding sequence ATGGAAGAAATAAGAGCATTCATCGCTTTCTCCAGGCTCAGGAGTATCAGCAGGTCGGCCAAAAGACAGGTGGCGGAAGGAGTCCGTCACGTGGCGTCCCTGTTTGAGGGCGATGATGGCACACTCAGTGGAGCAGCCAGACAGGAGATATTCTCATTCAAGGGGTGGGGCGACATTGACTCTGAGCTTGCCGCTCTTAGGGAGCGGGGCGCGGAAGTCATCACCATAAAAGATAATACCTATCCTGAATTACTTAAAAACATTCCCGATCCCCCTCTCGTGCTTTACAAGAAAGGATCGCTATCCTTGGAGCAGAATGCTGTTGCCATAGTCGGATCAAGGCGGGCATCGGAAGAAAGCATGAATCTGTCGGAGAAGATAGCCGATACACTTTCCTCTCTGGGTATAACCGTCATAAGTGGCCTTGCGCGAGGCGTGGACGCGGCAGCCCACAGAGGGGCCCTTACAGGTTCGGGGAAAACCATCGCCGTTCTCGGATGCGGCCTCGACATCTGCTATCCATGGGAAAACAAACGGCTTTATCAAAGAGTGGGGGAAGAAGGAGCTGTGCTCACCGAATATGGCCTTGGAGAAAGACCTCTTGCCTACCATTTCCCGGAAAGAAACAGGATCATTGCTGGTCTTTCAAAAGGTGTACTTGTGATTGAAGCAGCTAAAAAGAGCGGCTCTCTCATAACCGCAAGGCTTGGCGCTGAGTACGGAAGGAGTGTTATGGCTATTCCTGGAAGCATCTTCAGTGAAGAATACACCGGGACCAATGCCCTCATAAAGCAGGGCGCAAAACTGGTTGATTCCATTGAGGATGTTATAGCCGAGTGTTTTCCAGGCCTTACCGTGATACGAAAAAAACCGATTGATCTGGATGGAAACGAAGATTATATTTATTCCATTGTCGGACCTCGGAGGATTCATGTTGACGAGGTCATAGAAAAAAGCAAAATGGCGGCAAAGGAAGTAATGGCAATTCTCACCGTACTCGAAATGAAAGATGCGATTCGCGAGGTCGCCGGGGGATTTTACATCAGGAAATAA
- a CDS encoding RDD family protein, with product MRRASIFARFVAFLIDLSIIAFFSGMTAVAALAGYSAGSGGLTFLSFSAVLLFCLVFSSLLFLFYFTFLTMGPGMTIGKNMLSIRVIRSELGGAAKGLGFFRSLVRAVGYVLSASVCFFGFFMAVVFRGITFHDLVAGTEVVDAHEGES from the coding sequence ATGAGAAGAGCCTCTATTTTTGCAAGATTTGTTGCGTTTTTAATTGATCTTTCGATTATTGCCTTCTTTTCGGGCATGACGGCTGTTGCCGCCCTGGCAGGTTACAGCGCAGGGTCGGGTGGTCTGACATTCCTCAGTTTTTCCGCTGTTCTCCTGTTTTGCCTTGTTTTTTCTTCACTTCTCTTTCTCTTTTACTTTACCTTTCTTACAATGGGACCGGGGATGACTATCGGAAAGAATATGCTGAGTATAAGAGTGATAAGGAGCGAATTAGGGGGTGCAGCAAAAGGACTGGGGTTTTTCAGATCCCTCGTCAGGGCTGTCGGTTACGTGCTGTCAGCGTCTGTCTGCTTCTTCGGCTTTTTCATGGCGGTAGTCTTTCGAGGAATCACTTTTCACGATCTGGTTGCAGGCACGGAGGTGGTGGATGCCCATGAGGGAGAATCATGA
- a CDS encoding 16S rRNA (uracil(1498)-N(3))-methyltransferase yields the protein MEIRRIFVDKLEMNNGLALLTGPMRKYIVTVLRKTAGERIDLVDGNGCLYCCVVNAIKGKELYLNVLDIEHKAEEKRPGVTLCASPIRGPRMDWLVEKATELRVDRIVPTIFKRSVVRPKEKEKEKYERWKRIAIEASRQSGRFSIPEVTEPTPLRDIIPHVAQAGNRWVFYEKEKETTMKDLVSTQRDGEICVAVGPEGGIEEFEVEWLKENGFSTCTLGESIFRSETTPLVVLSIILHEYSKR from the coding sequence ATGGAGATCAGAAGAATTTTTGTAGACAAACTTGAGATGAATAACGGTCTGGCTCTCCTTACGGGCCCGATGCGTAAGTATATAGTGACCGTACTGCGAAAAACGGCAGGAGAGCGGATTGATCTCGTCGACGGGAACGGATGTCTTTATTGTTGTGTTGTTAACGCGATTAAGGGAAAAGAGCTTTATCTCAATGTTCTTGATATTGAACACAAGGCAGAGGAAAAGAGACCAGGTGTCACTCTCTGCGCGAGTCCCATCAGAGGCCCGCGTATGGACTGGCTTGTCGAGAAAGCCACCGAATTGAGGGTGGACAGGATAGTTCCGACTATTTTCAAAAGAAGTGTCGTGAGACCGAAAGAGAAAGAAAAGGAAAAGTATGAGAGATGGAAGAGAATTGCCATTGAGGCATCGCGGCAGTCAGGACGCTTCTCTATTCCTGAGGTTACCGAACCGACTCCCTTGAGAGATATTATCCCTCATGTTGCTCAAGCAGGCAACCGCTGGGTTTTTTACGAGAAAGAGAAAGAAACAACCATGAAAGACCTTGTCTCCACTCAGAGGGATGGGGAGATATGCGTGGCTGTTGGTCCCGAGGGCGGTATTGAAGAATTCGAGGTAGAATGGCTGAAAGAGAATGGCTTTAGTACATGCACCTTGGGGGAAAGCATATTCAGGTCCGAAACAACCCCCCTTGTAGTACTCTCTATAATCCTTCATGAATACAGCAAGAGATGA
- a CDS encoding HD domain-containing protein, with amino-acid sequence MKKQMYVSDINTENIEINDFFVVVKKGVFTSKANTRYMTVELRDKTGTIEGRVWDRVETLSGLFQKNDLVQVRGRIRMYQQKPQLTITDIRKIEEEMGLAEMKDFYPGYEQGTTHLRKEYETLISEIQNPHLLALFKVLEMKGYLMERYSLFPASIGVHHLHMGGLMEHSVSMAKMGKHAATVLGGNRDVIVTGCLLHDIGKVEEIQLHGAFKHSDKGRLLGHIALGVIILETLIKEVENFPQDLADILSHIIVSHHGVEEWGSPKKPMCIEALIVHYLDNLDAKVMGVREHLKNSMENERWSEYHRLYESYFYRLPER; translated from the coding sequence ATGAAGAAGCAAATGTATGTTTCTGATATTAATACCGAAAACATTGAGATAAATGATTTTTTTGTGGTGGTCAAAAAGGGGGTCTTTACAAGTAAAGCCAATACGAGGTACATGACCGTCGAACTACGGGATAAGACAGGAACTATTGAAGGAAGAGTCTGGGACCGAGTAGAAACGCTGAGCGGGCTTTTCCAGAAAAACGATCTTGTCCAGGTCAGGGGCAGGATTCGGATGTACCAGCAAAAACCACAGTTGACCATAACGGATATCAGGAAGATTGAGGAAGAGATGGGCCTTGCAGAAATGAAGGATTTCTATCCCGGATACGAGCAGGGAACGACACATCTCAGGAAGGAATATGAGACTCTTATTTCGGAAATACAGAATCCCCATCTTCTTGCGCTCTTCAAGGTTCTTGAGATGAAAGGATATCTGATGGAGCGGTATTCTCTCTTTCCCGCTTCAATAGGGGTGCATCATCTGCATATGGGGGGGCTTATGGAGCACTCGGTTTCCATGGCAAAGATGGGCAAACATGCGGCAACGGTTCTCGGCGGCAACCGGGATGTGATTGTGACCGGATGCCTTCTCCACGATATCGGCAAGGTGGAAGAAATACAATTACACGGAGCGTTTAAACATTCGGATAAGGGCAGACTGCTCGGACACATAGCCCTCGGCGTAATAATACTCGAAACACTCATCAAGGAGGTCGAAAATTTCCCCCAGGATCTCGCGGATATTCTCTCTCATATTATTGTTAGCCACCACGGGGTTGAAGAATGGGGTTCGCCGAAGAAGCCCATGTGCATTGAGGCACTGATTGTCCATTACCTGGATAATCTTGATGCAAAGGTAATGGGTGTCAGGGAACATCTAAAAAATAGCATGGAAAACGAGAGGTGGTCGGAATACCACAGGCTCTATGAGTCTTATTTTTACAGACTGCCCGAAAGATAA